The following coding sequences are from one Gossypium hirsutum isolate 1008001.06 chromosome A12, Gossypium_hirsutum_v2.1, whole genome shotgun sequence window:
- the LOC107949024 gene encoding uncharacterized protein has product MKDAKKDSEMVWDQIQMRSPSGNPLVLGHSTRPIPKLMVWLILFVSVTYVVYTLKLLTASVHHTSDDFPFTLSTRTGITSPPSILNQTAETTSPLLRHRDVREKLAVAVQMPNKPKPTEIQDIVFGVAASSKLWQQRKEYIKIWYKPNKMRGVVWLDDRVKYSPEDKQTLPPVRVSSDTSNFAYTNRQGHRSAIRISRIVTETLRLKMDNVRWFVMGDDDTVFITDNLIRILRKYDHTQYYYIGSLSESHIQNIFFSYGMAYGGGGFAISYPLAKALAKMQDRCIQRYPGLYGSDDRMQACMAELGVPLTKELGFHQYDVYGNLFGLLAAHPITPLVSLHHLDVVEPIFPNVTRVEALQRLMLPVKLDSAGIMQQSICYDKSKSWTISVSWGFAVQIFRGIFSPREIEMPSRTFLNWYRRADYTAYAFNTRPVSRNPCQKPFVFYMSKVGMDSELNQTVSEYERHRVPHPPCRWKMANPGALEMVIVNKKPDPHLWDRSPRRNCCRVMESKEPGTMVVNVGVCKDGEVSEV; this is encoded by the exons atgaaggacGCCAAGAAAGATTCAGAAATGGTATGGGATCAGATTCAGATGAGGAGCCCATCGGGAAATCCGCTTGTTCTTGGACATTCGACCCGACCCATTCCCAAGCTCATGGTCTGGTTAATCCTCTTTGTTTCAGTTACCTATGTTGTCTACACTCTCAAGCTGCTAACGGCCTCAGTTCATCACACTTCCGATGATTTCCCGTTTACTTTATCCACCAGAACAGGCATTACATCTCCGCCGTCGATTCTCAATCAGACGGCTGAGACAACGTCGCCCCTTCTTCGCCATCGAGATGTCCGAGAAAAACTGGCGGTAGCGGTGCAAATGCCGAATAAACCGAAGCCGACGGAGATCCAGGACATCGTTTTCGGGGTCGCGgcttcttccaagctatggcaGCAGAGGAAAGAGTACATCAAGATTTGGTACAAGCCGAACAAAATGCGGGGCGTGGTTTGGCTTGACGATCGCGTGAAGTACTCTCCGGAGGACAAGCAAACCCTTCCACCGGTTCGTGTCTCCAGCGACACTTCCAACTTCGCCTACACGAACCGGCAAGGTCACCGGTCGGCGATTCGAATATCGCGGATCGTGACGGAGACGTTGAGGCTTAAGATGGATAATGTCCGGTGGTTCGTGATGGGTGACGACGACACCGTGTTTATCACGGACAATCTGATTAGGATTTTGAGGAAATACGACCATACACAGTATTACTACATCGGGAGCTTGTCGGAATCTCATATCCAGAACATTTTTTTCTCCTACGGCATGGCATACGGCGGTGGAGGTTTTGCCATTAGCTACCCTTTGGCTAAGGCTTTGGCGAAGATGCAGGACCGGTGTATTCAGAGGTACCCAGGATTGTACGGCTCAGATGACCGAATGCAGGCTTGTATGGCTGAACTCGGTGTCCCACTCACTAAGGAACTCGGCTTCCACCAG TATGACGTGTATGGGAACTTGTTCGGACTCCTTGCTGCACATCCCATAACACCATTGGTGTCACTGCATCACCTTGATGTTGTCGAGCCTATTTTCCCCAATGTAACCAGGGTTGAAGCCCTTCAGCGGCTTATGTTGCCTGTAAAGCTGGATTCAGCAGGAATCATGCAGCAATCCATCTGCTATGATAAATCCAAGAGTTGGACTATATCAGTTTCGTGGGGTTTCGCTGTTCAAATCTTTAGAGGAATCTTTTCACCACGGGAGATCGAAATGCCTTCTAGAACATTCTTAAATTGGTACAGAAGAGCAGATTACACAGCATACGCTTTCAACACTCGTCCAGTTAGCCGAAACCCATGCCAAAAGCCTTTTGTGTTTTACATGTCAAAGGTGGGAATGGATTCAGAACTGAACCAAACAGTAAGCGAGTACGAGCGGCACCGTGTGCCTCATCCTCCCTGCAGATGGAAGATGGCTAATCCCGGTGCACTTGAAATGGTGATCGTCAATAAGAAACCAGACCCACATCTATGGGATAGA TCGCCGAGAAGGAACTGTTGCAGGGTGATGGAATCAAAGGAACCAGGAACCATGGTGGTGAATGTGGGTGTATGTAAGGATGGTGAGGTTAGTGAAGTATAG